gtccgttgtagccacgcGGTCGATGCTTCGAAACCGCGCTattgcaaaccaagcctttcaccccttcgaggtcgataaattggtaccaggctacTCTGGGAGGacagaaacactgacttgatcatcggctggcccccgccagccattttataggccaacacgcgttccaaaagaCCCTAACGATTACGGATTGCAGCAAAAACGTCTTGGTGCATCtgaagtggattgatacgccagtgactttatcgtttatcctTTAAGTCATAGAAAAATCTTGATTATTCATAATTGTTCCTATCAACAACCTATTCCTTATTATGCGTTATTCTCAGCTATCAAAAGCATTGTCTGAAAGCAGATAATTCTGCTATCTTAGGTACTGAGGCGGACCTCGATATAATCGACGAGGCGTTGATGTACTTTAaaccaaacatttttttccgtgaATTCGAGATTAAAGGACCCTCCGATCGCACGTTGATCTACCTAACGCTTTACATAACAGAATGTCTACGTAAACTGCAAAGGGTAAGTTGTTGTTCACAAGCAGAGCTGTTCCAAGAGAAGATAAGAATAAGATATTACGAAAATTCCTTAGCAATAATGGAATTTCCAGAGTCCTAACAAGATCTCTGGACAGAAAGATTTGGCAGCACTAGCACTGAGTCATCAGCTACCAATTCCTGGAGAAGCAGACTTTCCTCTAAATAACATGTTCAAAGTAAGATATAGCTCCTAATAGATTTccgttcaaatattttcagaaaagcGGTTTAATGAAGAACATCATTTGATAAATCACATCATATTTAAAAGCATCtgcccatgaatctggggtgccacgagtttcaggcgggtaatacctatacactgatacagggagagatgaacggaatcaccctcttccccacaatctacgacccagtgtaagcattacccgcctgaaactgAGATCAACAGCAgtgatgggtggcggtagcgagcaTCTTTAcgcgatcgcaaccgctacgctccaccgcgccgttttgagcgcagccgcttacgcaactgtccgtgcttcatgtcgttttgagccaactatatgtatttatttacgcCAACATGGTTTCAGAGCAAGAAATTTCAGATAGTGTGATATTTCATAGAGAATTCTCAATTTTAAGGCTCCTGCGAATAAGCAAGAAGAGGAAACAATGCGCTCATATCTGCAACAAATGCGACAGGAGCTTGGAGTGAGGCTGTGCGAGCTGGCTTTCCCGGATCCTTCAACAAAACCGAGCAAGGTGAACGCTTAACTCCTTCAACATCAGTTGTTGGAGTCCTTACTTTGCTTTTCTCTATGTAATTCTTGCATACGATATCAGTGGAACTAGTTTGAATGCTCAAGcaatttgtcatttttagCTTTGCAAAATATGTAGTTTCAGTGAGAGAGGGTACCAATACTGAAACCTTTAAGGGTGTCATGAAACACTACATAAAAACACCTTCAAATCTCAACCCACGTACAAATACAACTATAAGTACTGGGTACTTTCCTTTTAATGTCACTGTAAAAACGGTCTCACCGAAatcagtaagaaaaaatacccATTCTTTCAATCGACGTACGTTATGGGGAAAACTCATGATTAAACGACTGTTCTAATAAATTCACCGAGAATAACTCAGAACCATGAATGCTTAGAAACAAAAGTTGCAAATCTTTTCTTGCTGGTTTATTTTGTTAGATGGTTGCGTAGAAGCGGATTTCTAGAATTCAGTTATTTAAATAACACAACATCTGAAGTATTGAtagtgatcccgtccatttcttcctcattgccgtaaaaaacggcccggaatgtACCTcacgtgcgcaaggctggcgcgctccaatcgaacttcttgtagaaaatagcgcgccggaacgcccgaggccgtgtcttccggaccgttttttacggcaattaggaagaaatggacggaatcacctcctctccataatctactatcccgtatacgaatactccacctgaaatccgtaccacctcagattcgtgaggtgatacctttaaagaaaatgttttctttccgaTATAAATTCGTTGTCATAGTATTAGAATTgagcataaaaattttaactcTATAAGATCAATCTAGGTCAACACTGAAGCAAATAGTAACATAAAAGAGTGTATAGTACACATAACCGTTTtcagaaatttggaaaaaagaagagtattTCCACAATCTGAAATTAAACATATTCGAGTCACATCCTGTCTGGCAAAACTAAACCTATTTTACAGTGGTGGTTGTCGTTTGCGCGCAAACGATTCATGGACAAAGGTCTCGTCAGCCAAGGAGTTATCCTTTAGTTGTATGCAGCTGCACCGATTAATTTCAATATATATATGATCTTTGTGTTTCTATGTTAATAACCTGTTCACTTGCTTTATATaaagattttcaattttgaagagCTTCCGCTTGTAATACCACTTTGTTTTTGGTTCACTCATAATTCGGATCGATTTAAGCTTGTTAAGCTTATGAAAGGAAATACTTTGAAGATTCGTTGATACCGAGCGAAGAAACAGAGTTCACAAGTGTATGAAGACTTTTCAAAAGTCGAGTTCCTGTTCTAAGTGTAACTTGCCTAGTCTTaaatgaagaggaaattt
This window of the Necator americanus strain Aroian chromosome III, whole genome shotgun sequence genome carries:
- a CDS encoding hypothetical protein (NECATOR_CHRIII.G8953.T1), encoding MPAYHSKIEHELVVGNMALLPLRTNFKGPAPRTEADLDIIDEALMYFKPNIFFREFEIKGPSDRTLIYLTLYITECLRKLQRSPNKISGQKDLAALALSHQLPIPGEADFPLNNMFKAPANKQEEETMRSYLQQMRQELGVRLCELAFPDPSTKPSKWWLSFARKRFMDKGLVSQGVIL